In Debaryomyces hansenii CBS767 chromosome B complete sequence, one genomic interval encodes:
- a CDS encoding mitochondrial 37S ribosomal protein MRPS5 (similar to uniprot|P33759 Saccharomyces cerevisiae YBR251W MRPS5 Mitochondrial ribosomal protein of the small subunit), producing MFKCTFRLPGPSSIIRGSKAFSTSKIIGSKASKVDKHVDFLSKFYTPELLQSIKITESLVDPETVLELKKQGEKTKSKVAPSDVASDYSTTDPKWTEPIIYPNQSKNRSPYPPIPQIQAADRTDLAFRFKPEAGPNKKFSSALKGKREIAEGLAKLTGLDQRYISNLYVRPIVMKRVSCQTSKGKIPNFYALTVVGDKNGMIGLGEGKSRDGMRTALVKAHWNAVKNLTPIPRYEKRTIVGDIEYKFHAVKLFIKSAPSGFGLRVNPNIFEVCQAAGIKDLRGKIYKSRNPMNVTKGFVEALTKQRPLEDLAAGRGKRLVDLRKVYYSA from the coding sequence ATGTTCAAGTGTACGTTTCGTTTACCTGGTCCCTCAAGTATAATAAGAGGGAGCAAGGCATTTTCTACATCCAAAATTATCGGTAGTAAAGCATCAAAAGTTGACAAGCATGTTGATTTTTTATCCAAGTTCTACACACCAGAATTGTTACAAAGTATCAAGATTACTGAGTCATTGGTGGACCCAGAAACTGTGTTAGAGTTGAAGAAACAAGGAGAAAAGACCAAGTCGAAGGTGGCACCATCAGATGTAGCATCTGACTACTCGACCACGGATCCAAAGTGGACAGAGCCTATCATATATCCAAACCAATCCAAGAATCGGTCGCCATATCCACCTATCCCTCAAATCCAAGCGGCGGACAGAACCGACTTAGCGTTTCGTTTCAAGCCGGAAGCTGGTCctaataaaaaattttcgTCTGCATTGAAAGGTAAAAGGGAAATCGCGGAGGGTTTAGCCAAGTTGACCGGGTTAGATCAACGTTACATATCCAACCTTTACGTGCGTCCAATTGTAATGAAGAGAGTTTCGTGTCAGACTTCTAAAGGTAAGATTCCTAACTTCTATGCCTTGACTGTCGTGGGAGACAAGAATGGTATGATTGGTTTAGGCGAAGGTAAGTCAAGAGACGGAATGAGAACAGCATTGGTCAAGGCCCACTGGAACGCAGTAAAGAACTTGACTCCTATCCCAAGATATGAGAAGAGAACCATTGTTGGTGACATCGAATACAAATTCCATGCCgtcaaattattcattaagtCGGCCCCATCCGGGTTTGGTTTGAGAGTCAACCCTAATATTTTCGAAGTTTGTCAGGCTGCTGGTATCAAGGACTTGAGAGGTAAGATCTACAAGTCTAGAAACCCAATGAACGTTACCAAGGGTTTCGTTGAAGCCTTGACCAAGCAAAGACCTTTAGAGGACCTTGCTGCTGGTAGAGGTAAGAGATTAGTCGATTTGAGAAAGGTATATTATTCAGCttaa
- a CDS encoding DEHA2B14850p (similar to uniprot|P48236 Saccharomyces cerevisiae YGR149W), translating into MGHISSQSQVSVRNIKWKCNFNKRRMSSASSVGSSDIDESSMLSEVNLRRKNEQEDYRDESADINDDESSSTYTLKRSDSSASVSFIDLSKMLFLSDFDFGFDVDMVSDTTKKKFNRMKEKTKQRFQQLKEDARKSDSNSELMRLNENLFSNLGKFDKRLHDSLRSSTTEKLFYAMAITLIATCGFLIGKYPQWFHVFHTALFCVLMPIRFYTYFKLSFQYYLADLCYYVNLLLIVFIWWFPDSQSLFVSVFSLAMGTLSFAVITWRNSLVLHSIEKSTSSFIHIMPPVTLFVIVHELPEDYRAARFPAVAGIDHWNFINGIIWTSIYYTLWQVCYHYFITIKRKEQIEKGKVTSFTYLKKKNKNDVLGKFVNSLPYTWMQIAAFTLIQFGYQILTMSFCPIWFRYKHACGAFMFFIFIWASYNGATYYIDVFGKRLEKEVERLKMEVIELQQKNGEQENEKSMSQLQLSPSEPESPVITPMG; encoded by the coding sequence atgGGACATATATCATCACAGTCACAAGTTTCAGTTAGGAACATTAAGTGGAAGTGTAATTTTAACAAAAGACGAATGAGTTCAGCTTCTAGTGTTGGATCGAGTGATATTGACGAAAGTTCTATGCTACTGGAAGTTAATTTGCGTCGAAAGAACGAGCAAGAGGATTATAGGGATGAATCTGCGGACataaatgatgatgagaGCAGCAGCACGTATACATTGAAGAGAAGCGATTCTTCGGCCAGTGTGTCGTTTATTGATTTGTCCAAGATGCTCTTTTTGTCGGACTTCGACTTTGGGTTCGACGTGGATATGGTGAGTGATACCACCAAGAAGAAGTTCAACCGGATGAAAGAGAAGACCAAACAGAGGTTTCAGCAGCTTAAGGAGGATGCAAGAAAGTCCGACTCGAATTCTGAGTTGATGAGGCTCAATGAGAACTTATTCTCCAATTTGGGGAAGTTTGACAAGAGGCTTCACGATAGCTTGAGGTCTTCGACCACCGAGAAGTTGTTCTATGCGATGGCGATAACTTTGATTGCCACATGCGGGTTTTTGATCGGAAAGTACCCACAATGGTTCCATGTGTTCCACACGGCGTTGTTCTGTGTGTTGATGCCCATCAGATTCTACACATACTTCAAGCTTTCATTTCAATACTATTTGGCCGATTTGTGCTACTATGtcaatttgttgttgattgtatttatttggtGGTTTCCGGACTCGCAACTGCTCTTCGTGTCGGTATTTTCGTTGGCCATGGGTACGTTGTCGTTTGCGGTCATTACATGGAGAAATTCGCTCGTTTTGCATTCGATCGAAAAATCTACAAGTTCATTTATACACATTATGCCGCCAGTGACTTTGTTCGTTATTGTTCACGAATTGCCTGAAGATTATAGGGCCGCCAGGTTCCCAGCCGTGGCCGGTATCGACCACTGGAACTTTATCAACGGTATAATTTGGACCTCCATCTACTACACTCTCTGGCAGGTGTGTTACCATTACTTTATCACTATCAAGAGGAAAGAGCAGATTGAAAAGGGTAAAGTGACATCATTTACCTACctcaagaagaaaaataagaaCGATGTGTTGGGTAAATTTGTCAATTCGTTACCATATACGTGGATGCAAATCGCCGCCTTTACCTTAATTCAATTCGGATATCAAATTTTAACCATGAGCTTTTGTCCAATTTGGTTCAGGTACAAGCATGCCTGCGGTGCATTCAtgttctttatatttatctgGGCTTCATATAATGGTGCCACGTACTATATTGATGTCTTTGGTAAAAGATTAGAGAAAGAAGTTGAGAGGTTGAAAATGGAAGTCATCGAATTACAACAGAAGAACGGGGAACAAGAAAACGAAAAATCAATGTCTCAATTACAGCTCAGCCCACTGGAACCTGAATCACCAGTCATCACACCCATGGGTTGA
- a CDS encoding DEHA2B14938p (similar to uniprot|P40564 Saccharomyces cerevisiae YIR004W DJP1 Cytosolic J-domain-containing protein required for peroxisomal protein import and involved in peroxisome assembly): MVVDTTYYDLLSLQPDATSLDIKKAYRKAAIKLHPDKNPGDPTAAAKFQEVGEAYQVLSDDNLRSKYDKYGKQESIPSEGFEDPSEFFSMIFGGDAFKDWIGELSLLQELSKSAELSGYGDEEKKDSTEEEKTGDDSKTQTSESKAQDATASTTTTGDTTKNSNSQDEEDVKLRDKTQKLYLEDTSGGGNVGTNDGDRKELTKEEKEELKRKEELEKFEEECRIKKIEMREELSKKLTDKLSLFTETDMKEDVAESFKQKLKYEAESLKMESFGLEILHTIGSVYKTKSKIFLKNQTFLGFGGLWWSVKEKGGVVRDTFKTITSALDAQSTMQEYAKMQEDNEYHAKKEAEEQAEAKQKAEEVDQIEKEIEEMKKEKEQKEAAAANNSADKVVKEGEGIKSDEKKEEEKVPEKHTAEDIADMEKYLMGKVLAAAWSGSRFEIQSTVRGVCDNILQDKEVPLNVRVARAKGLRLIGEVFSSITRTEAEDEEARVFEELVAEATKKREKKKKPTEHTTTADEPTK; this comes from the coding sequence ATGGTGGTAGATACTACGtattatgatttattgagCCTTCAGCCCGATGCTACTTCATTGGACATAAAGAAGGCATACAGAAAAGCTGCAATCAAACTCCATCCAGATAAGAATCCAGGAGACCCTACAGCAGCAGCTAAGTTCCAAGAAGTTGGGGAGGCGTACCAGGTCTTGTCAGACGATAATTTGCGGTCGAAGTATGATAAATATGGTAAACAAGAATCGATTCCAAGCGAAGGGTTCGAAGATCCATCGGAATTTTTCTCTATGATTTTTGGAGGAGATGCATTCAAAGACTGGATTGGGGAATTGTCGTTACTTCAGGAGTTAAGTAAGTCCGCTGAGTTGTCGGGATATGGAGACGAGGAAAAGAAGGACTCGACTGAAGAGGAAAAGACGGGCGATGACTCGAAGACGCAAACTAGTGAATCCAAAGCACAGGATGCTACCGCTTCGACAACTACTACGGGCGATACTACTAAGAATTCCAACTcacaagatgaagaagatgttAAATTACGTGACAAGACCCAAAAGCTATATTTGGAAGATACGTCAGGTGGTGGTAATGTAGGCACAAACGACGGAGATAGAAAGGAATTGACtaaggaagaaaaagaagagtTAAAACGTAAAGAAGAGCTTgagaaatttgaagaagaatgtaggataaagaaaattgaaatgaGAGAAGAGTTATCTAAAAAATTGACTGACAAACTTTCGTTATTCACTGAAACAGACATGAAGGAAGACGTTGCAGAATCATTTAAACAGAAATTGAAGTACGAGGCAGAATCATTGAAGATGGAAAGTTTTGGTTTGGAAATATTACATACTATTGGGTCTGTGTATAAGACCAAGCTGAAAATCTTCCTAAAGAACCAAACATTCTTGGGTTTCGGTGGTCTTTGGTGGTCAGTAAAAGAAAAAGGTGGGGTTGTCAGAGATACCTTTAAAACTATTACCAGTGCCTTGGATGCGCAACTGACGATGCAAGAGTATGCTAAAATGcaagaagataatgaatatCATGCTAAGAAAGAAGCCGAAGAACAGGCTGAAGCAAAGCAAAAGGCTGAGGAGGTTGACCAGATCgagaaagaaattgaagagaTGAAGAAGGAAAAAGAACAGAAGGAAGCTGCTGCGGCAAACAACAGTGCTGATAAAGTCGTCAAAGAAGGTGAAGGTATAAAGAGCGACGAAAAGAAAGAGGAAGAAAAGGTACCTGAAAAACATACAGCCGAGGATATTGCAGACATGGAAAAATACTTAATGGGTAAAGTGTTGGCAGCTGCATGGTCTGGTTCAAGGTTCGAAATTCAAAGTACAGTTCGTGGTGTTTGCGACAATATATTGCAAGACAAGGAAGTGCCATTGAACGTCAGAGTTGCAAGAGCAAAGGGTTTAAGGTTAATCGGTGAAGTGTTTTCAAGTATTACAAGAACTGAAGCAGAGGATGAAGAAGCTAGagtatttgaagaattggttGCTGAAGCTACCaagaaaagagaaaagaagaagaaaccTACAGAGCATACTACTACAGCTGATGAACCTACTAAGTag
- a CDS encoding DEHA2B14894p (some similarities with uniprot|Q7RWP6 Neurospora crassa NCU08751 Hypothetical protein), whose protein sequence is MTYSLYDATVVMAKGALTSLKRILTEAEKHPNSDTFFTARLVEDMKPLTFQVHCAAFSGEPLAAKLSGGEYAEPEEDLDTYEKMHARIDSALKHLEETDKDTVNRLGETSTSFTVRDKAIEVPVNAVVGSWNMPNVYFHVSMAYAILRKEGVPLGKRDWSRAFVSDYV, encoded by the coding sequence ATGACCTACTCTCTCTACGATGCAACGGTTGTAATGGCCAAGGGCGCTCTCACGTCTCTCAAGAGAATCCTAACTGAAGCTGAGAAGCACCCCAATTCCGACACTTTCTTCACAGCACGCCTCGTGGAGGACATGAAGCCACTCACATTCCAAGTTCACTGTGCCGCTTTCCTGGGCGAGCCATTGGCTGCGAAGCTTTCCGGTGGAGAGTATGCTGAGCCTGAAGAAGATCTTGATACCTATGAGAAGATGCATGCTCGCATCGACCTGGCTCTCAAGCACCTAGAAGAGACCGACAAAGACACAGTCAATAGACTCGGTGAaacttcaacttctttCACCGTTCGTGATAAAGCAATTGAGGTGCCTGTCAATGCTGTGGTTGGCTCGTGGAATATGCCAAACGTCTATTTCCATGTCTCGATGGCCTACGCTATCTTGCGAAAGGAGGGGGTACCATTGGGGAAAAGGGACTGGAGCCGGGCCTTTGTCAGCGACTATGTTTGA
- a CDS encoding DEHA2B14872p (some similarities with uniprot|Q12361 Saccharomyces cerevisiae YDL035c GPR1 G-protein coupled receptor): protein MEYMNRNAKLVQPSTSVGTISNDEVSLDWPYTADISRYTMYQADRQRLISIISASISIVAGFIGIYFFSAIDYRKRVFRHQLVIFLILHDFIKAIFLLVFPATVMANIAAYDDLKFCKASGFFTAFAIEGSDIAILSFAIHVALLVYRPNNRIKRGNHYEGGLYRYRHTVYVVSVLFPIVLAAIPFVSDHGYVPLTNWCYTPSRPIWYRLALSWIPRYIIMATIVVIYCCIYRHVTKQYSDVENTLAADYGSRTRRQKFTRTFKNFMRYLLFFKLTTKNDKESKSIHRSSLQSDISQETLQHFRARRMQAQWQMRAIFIYPASYLLLWIFTTIVHGMDLRFGLSVKPHIWMNGIAAFMQPFNCTVDTAVFLIREKPWKITTIRLDRSQTENYKYPRWRRLISFLPLFSLPKPLEVRQSENINHLKHEAYCVENANMHDFSGILSGQKTALTPDVRGNSIAGSNNSFPNEKSFSFANVRPVIDTRTRSPISSNDRKWSITTEHVESVDQLDFMDFLKHTDV from the coding sequence ATGGAGTACATGAATAGAAATGCGAAATTAGTACAACCATCTACATCAGTTGGAACAATTTCTAATGATGAAGTGAGCTTAGATTGGCCATATACGGCTGATATTAGTCGTTATACTATGTACCAGGCTGATAGACAGAGGCTAATATCGATAATTTCTGCCTCAATCTCAATAGTTGCTGGatttattggaatatattttttttcagcTATTGATTATAGAAAACGGGTTTTCAGGCATCAGTTGGTTATTTTCTTAATTCTACATGACTTCATTAAGGctatatttttattggtTTTTCCAGCGACGGTTATGGCAAACATAGCAGCATACGACGATTTAAAATTCTGCAAAGCATCAGGATTTTTTACTGCGTTTGCGATAGAAGGGTCTGATATTGCAATCTTGAGTTTTGCGATTCATGTTGCATTGTTGGTGTATCGACCcaataatagaattaaacGAGGAAATCATTATGAAGGAGGATTATACCGGTACAGACATACGGTTTACGTCGTGTCAGTATTGTTTCCAATCGTGCTAGCTGCAATACCGTTTGTTAGTGATCATGGTTATGTACCGTTAACCAATTGGTGTTATACTCCCAGTCGACCGATTTGGTATCGATTAGCTTTAAGCTGGATCCCTCGATACATAATTATGGCGACAATAGTTGTTATATATTGTTGCATCTATCGGCATGTAACGAAACAGTATAgtgatgttgaaaatacACTAGCAGCCGATTATGGTTCACGGACTAGGCGACAAAAGTTTACAAGAACATTTAAAAACTTTATGAGATACTTGCTCTTCTTCAAGCTTACTACGAAAAATGACAAAGAATCGAAAAGTATTCATCGTTCATCTTTGCAGAGTGATATAAGCCAAGAAACCTTACAACATTTCAGAGCCCGCAGAATGCAAGCTCAATGGCAGATGAGGGCGATATTTATCTATCCTGCGTCATATCTTCTATTATGGATCTTTACGACTATAGTACATGGCATGGATTTGAGATTCGGATTATCTGTAAAGCCACATATATGGATGAATGGGATTGCTGCGTTCATGCAGCCATTCAATTGTACTGTTGATACGGCTGTATTTTTAATCAGAGAGAAGCCATGGAAAATTACGACGATTAGGTTAGACAGGTCACAAACTGAAAACTATAAATATCCACGCTGGCGTAGATTAATATCGTTTCTTCCCTTATTCTCCTTGCCAAAACCGTTGGAGGTACGTCAATCTgagaatataaatcatttgaagCATGAAGCTTACTGTGTGGAGAATGCTAATATGCATGACTTTTCTGGTATTCTTTCAGGCCAGAAGACCGCTCTTACGCCCGACGTTAGAGGGAATAGTATTGCCGGTAGTAATAATAGTTTTCCAAATGAGAAATCGTTTCTGTTTGCAAATGTCCGCCCAGTAATTGATACTCGTACGAGGAGTCCTATCAGCTCAAATGATAGAAAATGGTCAATTACGACGGAACATGTAGAATCCGTTGACCAATTAGATTTCATGGATTTTTTAAAACATACAGATGTATAA
- a CDS encoding DEHA2B14806p (similar to CA3529|IPF9929 Candida albicans IPF9929), with amino-acid sequence MIEVLLTVVPSICWIIYRCYQLLQTPVEGLIEDLNIEIPHAPSICIDSITHTSVVIHWDIEIASDESLIYVLLINNQEAATMGVTSCQLNNLLENKLYQIQVVAINVVTNFRSQSAPVFIETLPKPANKLQSNRTLPMITNNEIKVSKISQLRDSDSKCSKANLPMYLEPEDVKANKSSESLNEYLLVYQNELRKAKEEYELNHDHLNQEIGKLNQDLKIYKKEYEQETGSKMRKDINVKDLEKRRDNLTFQKSKIAKELKSFESMNDIHKSELNDLKNKIKKLTERKQQIMRYEKTDRSKIDKQITKVMDEIELMKVENDKIENVCKTLTSEKKEMSIALNNLKPIVESFNSEIIFNKEGNLTPKASELLDKLYNVQPSWANDITNEIYSSVNFEINWKSTFKAEIRKFLSIQHSFEIAKVNQDKTYQPVKLSEHQASIEFGGFSNALPKKHKRSFSPLASSQSPMNDENNNGQDKEWYNFYGQVYSNDSAEQLQGMPNQQQFPEQFDSMPSQGITYDDSVYSQINNGFLNSPVQEDTVLQTDLLNQDLLTPNSLLMNNESYFGYQPSLPNLNTVWNSGIDTRMNATMNTNIPNANINHSSVNNGLSGANSNMSNSNINGLPGTNMSNPNSSLNFGLNSMPTDLNNHYNNEFNGKYGDLQTPYNDLNRLPYNTDINIFNPVMDRSVSSLSNKYFAPQNTDVELNDTPTSTTSNNPIPSPIGSLLSPPPNATHHQKDFGNLWLDKPYASHNRTVSGSNSQIWRNDQPLGQSRNFNLQLFSSTPSLNKNESDLDLAQNT; translated from the exons ATGATTGAGGTTCTATTGACAGTAGTACCATCCATTTGTTGGATTATTTATCGCTGTTATCAACTACTTCAAACTCCGGTGGAAGGGCTAATCGAggatttgaatattgaaattccTCATGCACCCAGTATTTGCATTGATTCAATAACCCACACCTCCGTGGTTATTCATTGGGATATCGAGATAGCATCCGATGAAAGCCTTATATATGTGCTTTTGATCAATAACCAAGAAG CGGCAACAATGGGTGTCACATCATGCCAACTTAATAACCTTCTTGAGAACAAATTGTACCAGATTCAAGTGGTAGCAATAAATGTGGTTACTAACTTCAGGTCTCAATCTGCTCCGGTGTTTATTGAGACTCTACCTAAGCCTGCAAACAAGCTTCAAAGTAATAGGACATTACCCATGATCACCAACAATGAGATCAAAGTGTCCAAAATTAGCCAACTTAGGGACTCTGATTCGAAATGTTCTAAAGCTAACTTACCTATGTATTTAGAGCCGGAAGATGTGAAAGCTAACAAATCATCTGAATCATTGAACGAATATCTTTTAGTCTATCAAAATGAGTTACGCAAGGCAAAGGAAGAGTATGAATTGAACCATGATCATCTTAATCAGGAAATAGGCAAATTGAATCaagacttgaaaatttataagAAGGAATATGAACAAGAAACTGGGTCTAAGATGAGGAAAGATATCAACGTCAAGGACTTAGAAAAGAGGAGAGATAATTTAACTTTCCAGAAAAGTAAGATTGCTAAAGAGTTGAAATCGTTCGAGTCGATGAATGATATTCATAAGTcagaattaaatgatttgaagaataagatcaagaaattgacgGAAAGAAAACAACAGATTATGAGATACGAAAAGACTGACCGActgaaaattgataaacaaATCACTAAAGTTATGGATGAAAtagaattaatgaaagtagagaatgataaaattgaaaacgTTTGCAAAACTTTAACTTCggaaaagaaagagatGTCTATTGCGTTGAACAATCTTAAGCCAATAGTTGAATCATTTAACAGTGAgatcatttttaataaagaagGAAATTTAACTCCGAAAGCTAGTGAGCTATTGGATAAGTTATACAATGTTCAACCGTCTTGGGCGAACGATATTACCAATGAAATTTATAGTTCagttaattttgaaattaactGGAAATCAACGTTCAAGGCGGAAATTCGGAAgtttttatcaattcaaCATAGTTTTGAAATCGCCAAAGTAAACCAGGATAAAACATACCAACCAGTTAAATTGTCTGAACATCAGGCTAGTATAGAATTTGGCGGTTTTAGCAACGCATTGCCTAAAAAACATAAGCGAAGCTTTTCTCCTTTGGCCTCTCTGCAATCACCAATGAACGATGAGAATAACAACGGTCAAGACAAGGAATGGTATAACTTTTACGGCCAGGTTTATTCGAATGATTCAGCCGAACAGCTTCAAGGTATGCCAAACCAACAGCAATTTCCCGAACAGTTTGATTCAATGCCATCGCAGGGTATCACATATGATGATTCTGTTTACagtcaaataaataacgGGTTCCTTAATTCGCCCGTCCAGGAGGATACAGTGTTACAAACAGATTTATTGAACCAGGACCTTTTAACTCCTAACtcattattgatgaataatGAGTCGTATTTTGGCTATCAACCTTCGTTACCCAATCTCAACACTGTGTGGAATTCAGGAATAGATACAAGAATGAACGCTACCATGAATACTAACATCCCCAATGCGAACATTAATCACTCCAGCGTCAACAACGGTTTATCCGGTGCCAATTCCAATATGAGCAATTCTAATATCAACGGTTTACCGGGCACCAATATGTCCAACCCCAATTCGAGCTTGAATTTCGGGTTGAACAGTATGCCGACAGACTTGAATAACCACTACAATAACGAATTCAATGGAAAGTATGGTGATTTACAAACGCCCTACAACGACTTGAACAGATTACCGTACAACACCGAcatcaacattttcaaCCCGGTGATGGACCGCAGTGTATCGAGCCTCAGCAACAAGTACTTTGCTCCCCAAAATACCGACGTTGAGCTTAATGACACCCCTACGTCTACAACAAGCAACAATCCGATCCCGTCACCGATAGGCTCCTTGCTTTCTCCGCCACCCAATGCCACTCACCACCAAAAGGACTTTGGCAATTTATGGCTAGACAAACCCTACGCTCTGCACAATAGAACCGTATCGGGTTCTAACTCCCAGATTTGGAGAAATGACCAACCCTTGGGTCAAAGTCgtaatttcaatttgcaGTTGTTTTCGTCAACACCTTCGTTAAACAAAAACGAAAGTGACCTAGACTTGGCCCAGAATACCTAA
- a CDS encoding DEHA2B14828p (similar to CA0592|IPF8862 Candida albicans IPF8862) → MGNQNYKPLNFFAFNFAGFACIALVVFLSSTQPFFLDSVVRADDKKIGSIIGTLGFIDELASVVTAPLIGTFCDKVNNMVYSSRMKMVGGTRAIEFAGFGLIGVSLIGYAKLGTSVDWLYLWRPIFAVGVTGCMSMVTVMLNELSNSDFRLAFWKKQNEVVEHEFEERETLEPDGSHAVEETPMWEEGNKKHGRYAACIGISTGLGAIFAVSFFLPMPAKLSDSLSIPIKEGLQKSYLILGCLSFIVGGILLVSLYDSTRHNSTMPHVNKTGYFRLLYEGVLASKGNIRIQLAYLGSFVARSTTVVMAVFIPLLVYNFYYKSGLCGSDGDGLPSKQSCRDGYVFAAILTGVSQTVALCSAPLWAWIIDHRSIGSTKSLFISSCLGIIGCFGLCILGSKSDIYDPRTAGSFIVVGFIGLSQTGVIITSMSFISSLKKSSDSADTIGSISGLYSLCGGLGILIITKVGGLWSDHWILGPFFVLGLFNLVLTIVSAIGL, encoded by the coding sequence ATGGGGAATCAGAACTACAAGCCGTTGAACTTCTTTGCGTTCAACTTTGCTGGATTTGCGTGCATTGCGTTAGTGGTGTTCCTTTCGTCTACGCAGCCGTTCTTCTTAGACCTGGTGGTACGGGCAgatgataaaaaaattggcAGTATTATAGGGACGTTGGGgtttattgatgaattggCATCGGTCGTGACAGCGCCGTTGATAGGGACGTTCTGTGACAAGGTGAATAATATGGTGTATTCTTCTAGGATGAAGATGGTCGGAGGGACGAGGGCCATCGAATTTGCGGGATTCGGGTTGATTGGGGTGAGTTTGATAGGATACGCCAAATTGGGAACTAGCGTGGACTGGTTGTATTTATGGAGGCCTATTTTTGCAGTTGGAGTCACAGGATGCATGAGCATGGTGACGGTGATGTTGAACGAGTTATCGAACTCCGACTTTAGATTGGCGTTCTGGAAGAAGCAGAACGAAGTAGTGGAACATGAGtttgaagaaagagagaCGCTAGAGCCTGACGGGTCGCATGCCGTAGAGGAGACTCCTATGTGGGAGGAAGGGAATAAGAAACATGGAAGGTATGCTGCTTGTATTGGAATATCGACCGGTTTGGGGGCTATTTTTGCGGTGTCTTTCTTCCTCCCAATGCCAGCCAAACTTTCGGATTCACTTTCCATCCCCATCAAAGAGGGCCTCCAGAAGTCTTATTTGATTCTAGGATGCTTATCATTTATCGTGGGGGGCATTTTATTAGTGTCACTTTATGATTCGACGAGACATAACAGTACAATGCCACACGTAAATAAAACTGGCTATTTTAGGTTACTTTATGAAGGGGTTCTTGCGTCTAAGGGCAACATTCGAATTCAATTGGCGTACTTGGGGTCATTTGTGGCCCGGTCAACGACTGTAGTCATGGCTGTATTTATTCCATTATTAGTGTACAATTTCTACTACAAGAGTGGATTGTGTGGTTCCGATGGGGATGGTCTTCCTTCCAAACAAAGTTGTCGTGATGGATACGTGTTTGCAGCAATATTGACTGGTGTTTCCCAAACAGTAGCTTTATGCTCAGCTCCATTATGGGCATGGATCATAGACCATCGACTGATCGGAAGCACCAAGTCATTATTCATCTCTTCATGTCTAGGGATCATAGGCTGCTTTGGGTTGTGTATTTTGGGTTCCAAATCCGATATCTACGATCCCAGAACTGCTGGTTCATTCATAGTTGTGGGTTTCATAGGCTTATCACAAACAGGGGTTATAATTACGAGTATGAGCTTCATCAGTAGCTTAAAGAAATCTTCGGATTCGGCTGATACAATCGGTAGCATAAGTGGTTTATACAGTTTATGTGGTGGACTAGGCATTTTGATCATTACAAAAGTCGGAGGTTTATGGAGTGACCACTGGATTTTGGGTCCGTTCTTTGTTCTAGGCTTGTTCAATCTTGTATTGACCATAGTATCCGCTATTGGCTTGTAA